A genomic segment from uncultured Alistipes sp. encodes:
- a CDS encoding efflux RND transporter periplasmic adaptor subunit — protein MKRKKILITAAVVVAAAGLWLLLRPAKEAEITLETTPTSRITIRNSVTATGTVEPVTEVEVGTQVSGIIDKLYVDYNDVVKAGQLIAEMDKVTLQAELESAQAELANCKAEYDYQSKNYARTKSLYEKELVSDQEYDDAVYLYEKSRAAYDQAQAAMVKVERNLGYATITSPIDGVVISRAVEEGQTVAAGFETPTLFTIANDLTQMQVVADVDEADIGQVADGQRVEFTVDAYPDDTFEGTVEQVRLEATTESSVVTYEVVITAYNPELKLKPGLTANVTIFTLEKDNAQAIPTKALRFVPDAELLGELELTLAPSAATQAGKREVWVLHGRELQPRLVTTGATSGDLTEIIEGLSDSDTVAVGLTAASSEPQAATMERSPFMPSPPGGNDKKK, from the coding sequence GGCAGCCGCAGGATTGTGGCTGCTGCTGCGGCCCGCGAAGGAGGCGGAGATCACGCTGGAGACCACACCGACGAGCCGCATCACGATCCGCAATTCGGTGACGGCGACCGGGACCGTGGAACCCGTCACGGAGGTCGAGGTCGGTACGCAGGTCTCGGGGATCATCGACAAGCTCTACGTCGACTACAACGACGTGGTGAAGGCCGGGCAGCTGATTGCCGAGATGGACAAGGTGACGCTCCAGGCCGAACTGGAGTCGGCGCAGGCCGAGCTGGCGAACTGCAAGGCCGAATACGACTATCAGTCGAAGAACTACGCACGGACCAAGTCGCTCTACGAAAAGGAGCTGGTCAGCGACCAGGAGTACGACGATGCCGTCTACCTTTACGAGAAGTCGCGGGCTGCCTACGACCAGGCGCAGGCGGCGATGGTCAAGGTCGAGCGCAACCTGGGCTATGCGACCATCACGTCGCCGATCGACGGCGTGGTGATCAGCCGGGCCGTGGAGGAGGGCCAGACCGTGGCGGCGGGATTCGAGACCCCGACGCTCTTCACCATCGCCAACGACCTGACGCAGATGCAGGTCGTTGCGGACGTCGACGAGGCCGACATCGGGCAGGTGGCCGACGGACAGCGCGTGGAGTTCACCGTGGATGCCTATCCGGACGACACGTTCGAGGGGACGGTGGAGCAGGTGCGGCTCGAAGCCACGACCGAATCGAGTGTCGTGACCTACGAGGTGGTCATCACGGCCTACAATCCCGAATTGAAGCTCAAACCGGGCCTGACGGCCAACGTGACGATCTTCACGCTGGAGAAAGACAACGCACAGGCTATTCCGACCAAGGCGCTGCGGTTCGTACCCGATGCGGAGCTGCTGGGTGAGCTGGAGTTGACGCTCGCACCGTCGGCCGCAACCCAGGCGGGCAAACGCGAGGTATGGGTCTTGCACGGCCGGGAGTTGCAGCCGCGCCTCGTCACGACGGGAGCCACGAGCGGCGATCTGACCGAGATCATCGAAGGGCTCTCCGACAGCGATACGGTAGCCGTGGGGCTGACCGCCGCGAGCAGCGAGCCGCAGGCCGCCACGATGGAACGCAGTCCCTTCATGCCGTCGCCTCCGGGCGGAAACGACAAAAAGAAGTAG
- a CDS encoding ABC transporter ATP-binding protein: MEREVIRLENIRRDFRVGDETVHALRGVSFTIHEGEFVTIMGTSGSGKSTLLNTLGCLDTPTAGEYYLDGVSVRTMDKNQRATLRNRKIGFVFQNYNLLPKTTAIENVELPLMYNPQCTASERRRRAIEALEAVGLGDRLLHRSNQMSGGQMQRVAIARALVNDPAVILADEATGNLDTRTSFEVLVLFQQLHAAGRTIIFVTHNPEIAQYSSRNITLRDGHITGDTRNEHILSAAEALSRLPRQED; encoded by the coding sequence ATGGAGCGGGAAGTGATCCGGCTGGAGAATATCCGGCGTGATTTCCGGGTCGGCGACGAGACGGTCCATGCCCTGCGCGGGGTGTCGTTCACGATCCACGAAGGGGAGTTCGTGACGATCATGGGGACGTCCGGCTCCGGGAAATCGACCCTTCTGAACACCCTGGGATGCCTCGACACACCGACAGCGGGGGAGTATTACCTCGACGGCGTTTCGGTGCGCACGATGGACAAGAACCAGCGGGCGACGCTGCGCAACCGCAAGATCGGCTTCGTCTTCCAGAACTACAACCTGCTGCCGAAGACCACGGCCATCGAGAACGTCGAGCTGCCGTTGATGTACAATCCGCAGTGCACGGCCTCGGAGCGGCGGCGCCGGGCCATCGAGGCACTGGAGGCCGTAGGTCTGGGCGACCGCCTGCTGCACAGGAGCAACCAGATGTCCGGAGGTCAGATGCAGCGCGTGGCCATCGCCCGGGCGCTGGTCAACGACCCGGCGGTGATCCTCGCGGACGAGGCTACGGGCAATCTCGACACGCGGACGAGCTTCGAGGTGCTGGTCCTCTTCCAGCAACTCCATGCCGCGGGGCGCACGATCATCTTCGTGACGCACAACCCCGAGATCGCACAGTACAGCAGCCGCAACATCACGCTGCGTGACGGACACATCACGGGCGATACGCGCAACGAACACATTTTGAGTGCGGCCGAGGCGTTGTCTCGGCTGCCCCGACAGGAGGATTAG
- a CDS encoding ABC transporter permease has translation MNFANLFKIAVKALSNNKLRGFLTMLGIIIGVASVITMLAIGQGSKRSIQAEISEMGSNMIMIHPGGDRRGGVQLSADDMESLKLQDLEDIQTKTRYVTYVSPSVNSAGQAIYGANNTPTTVYGVNLDYLEIRRYRVDDGDTFSEQDIKTAAKVCLIGKSVVDELFPDGEKPVGKVIRFGTIPFRIVGVLESKGYNSMGMDQDDLIIAPYTTVQKRILAITHLQEIVCSALTEAYTDQAIDEITAILRENHRLKESDDDDFSIRSQQEMASMLTSTTDMMTVLLAAVAGISLLVGGIGIMNIMYVSVTERTREIGLRMSIGAKGIDILAQFLIESILISVTGGVIGVLVGVGAAIAVNVFAAFPIYIQPWSVFLSFAVCTLTGVFFGWYPAQKAAMLDPIEAIRYE, from the coding sequence ATGAATTTCGCAAACCTTTTCAAGATTGCCGTCAAGGCGCTGAGCAACAACAAGCTGCGTGGATTCCTGACAATGCTGGGCATCATCATCGGCGTGGCGTCGGTCATCACGATGCTGGCCATCGGACAGGGTTCGAAGCGCAGCATCCAGGCCGAAATCAGCGAGATGGGTTCGAACATGATCATGATCCACCCGGGCGGCGACCGCCGGGGCGGCGTTCAGCTGAGCGCCGACGACATGGAGTCGCTCAAACTGCAGGACCTCGAAGACATCCAGACCAAGACGCGCTACGTGACCTACGTCTCGCCGTCGGTCAACAGCGCCGGACAGGCCATTTACGGGGCCAACAACACCCCGACGACGGTCTACGGCGTGAATCTCGACTACCTGGAGATCCGCCGCTACCGGGTCGACGACGGCGACACCTTCAGCGAACAGGACATCAAGACCGCGGCCAAGGTCTGCCTCATCGGGAAGAGTGTTGTCGACGAACTCTTCCCCGACGGCGAGAAACCCGTCGGGAAGGTGATCCGTTTCGGGACGATTCCGTTCCGCATCGTGGGGGTGCTCGAAAGCAAGGGCTACAACAGCATGGGCATGGACCAGGACGACCTGATCATCGCCCCCTACACGACGGTCCAGAAGCGCATCCTGGCCATTACCCACCTGCAGGAGATCGTCTGCTCGGCGCTGACCGAGGCCTACACCGACCAGGCCATCGACGAGATTACGGCGATCCTGCGCGAGAACCACCGGCTCAAGGAGTCCGATGACGACGATTTCTCGATCCGTTCGCAGCAGGAGATGGCCTCGATGCTGACCTCGACGACCGACATGATGACCGTGCTGCTGGCTGCCGTGGCGGGGATTTCGCTGCTCGTGGGCGGCATCGGGATCATGAACATCATGTACGTCTCGGTAACCGAACGGACACGTGAAATAGGCCTGCGCATGTCGATCGGCGCCAAGGGGATCGACATCCTGGCACAGTTCCTCATCGAGTCGATCCTGATCAGCGTCACGGGCGGCGTGATCGGGGTGCTGGTCGGGGTCGGAGCGGCCATTGCGGTGAACGTCTTCGCGGCCTTCCCGATCTACATCCAGCCGTGGAGTGTCTTCCTGTCGTTTGCGGTCTGCACCCTGACGGGGGTTTTCTTCGGATGGTATCCGGCACAGAAAGCCGCGATGCTCGACCCCATCGAAGCCATCCGCTACGAATGA
- a CDS encoding histidine kinase, giving the protein MTASQSKHTSWLIHVTVWAVIFGMPLFVINPDRPLMTWSQYLHFLIVPISFMVVFYTNYFRLIDRYLTTRRFGRFTGYNLLLIGTVMLSVHVIFRYILPPNTTHPPMERPVQDTVRFFSSNALLYLLVTGVSVAIRMTSGWYRAEAARQELEHNRTQAELQNLKSQLNPHFLFNTLNNIYSLIQLDTERAQQAVHDLSRMLRYVLYESSRPEVPLAAEIRFLSDYIELMRIRQPRHVQVFVTLPDAPSQRPIAPLLFISLVENAFKHGVDNDRPSCVSIDIHETDEQLVCRIRNSYFPKSADSDRSGSGIGLSNLTRRLEMIYPGRYIFEHGQSGDSYTALLCIKLTDA; this is encoded by the coding sequence ATGACCGCATCGCAATCGAAACATACAAGCTGGCTGATTCATGTCACGGTATGGGCAGTAATCTTCGGAATGCCGCTCTTTGTCATCAACCCGGACCGACCGCTGATGACGTGGTCCCAGTACCTCCATTTTCTGATTGTCCCGATCTCCTTCATGGTGGTCTTCTACACCAACTATTTCCGGCTCATCGACCGTTATCTCACCACCCGACGATTCGGACGTTTCACGGGTTACAACCTCCTGCTGATCGGAACCGTCATGCTCAGCGTACACGTGATCTTCAGATATATCCTGCCGCCCAACACCACTCATCCACCCATGGAGCGCCCGGTGCAGGATACCGTGCGCTTCTTCTCCAGCAACGCCTTGCTCTACCTGCTGGTGACGGGAGTCAGTGTAGCCATCCGAATGACGAGCGGCTGGTACCGCGCCGAAGCGGCCCGCCAGGAGCTCGAACACAACCGCACACAGGCCGAACTGCAGAATCTCAAAAGCCAGTTGAACCCCCATTTTCTGTTCAATACGCTCAACAACATCTACTCGCTCATCCAGCTCGACACCGAGCGTGCCCAACAGGCGGTCCACGACCTGAGCCGCATGTTGCGTTATGTGCTCTACGAGAGCAGCCGACCCGAAGTCCCGCTCGCGGCGGAAATCCGTTTCCTGAGCGACTACATCGAACTGATGCGCATTCGCCAGCCGCGCCACGTGCAGGTTTTCGTGACGCTGCCCGACGCTCCGTCGCAACGGCCCATCGCACCGCTGCTGTTCATCTCGCTGGTGGAGAACGCCTTCAAGCACGGGGTCGACAACGACCGGCCCTCCTGCGTGAGCATCGACATCCACGAAACCGACGAGCAGCTGGTCTGCCGGATCAGGAACAGCTACTTCCCCAAATCGGCCGACTCGGACCGAAGCGGTTCGGGCATCGGGCTTTCGAACCTCACCCGACGCCTGGAGATGATCTATCCCGGGCGCTACATCTTCGAACATGGACAAAGCGGAGACTCCTATACGGCGCTGCTCTGCATCAAACTTACCGACGCATGA
- a CDS encoding LytTR family DNA-binding domain-containing protein: protein MKLRCLVIDDEPLAVELMEGYVRKTPFLELAGSYESGTAAFTALREHPVDLLFCDIQMPGLNGMELSRMLPEATRVIFTTAFSQYAVEGFRVQAVDYLLKPISYTDFLSAANKALQWFELKRRAVEAGRTTAPPKGDERKPGKAPRSIFVKTEYRLQQIDLERILYIEGLKDYVKIHVEGEAHPVVSLLSLKALEEQLPTDRFIRVHRSYIVQPSKIHTIERNRIVFGSERIPVSENCRQPFYDFLARHALLPAGFSDKE from the coding sequence ATGAAACTACGCTGCCTGGTAATCGACGACGAGCCGCTGGCCGTGGAATTGATGGAAGGATACGTGCGCAAGACGCCGTTTCTGGAGTTGGCGGGTTCCTATGAGAGCGGCACGGCGGCCTTTACGGCGCTGCGCGAACACCCGGTGGACCTGCTTTTCTGCGACATCCAGATGCCGGGACTGAACGGCATGGAACTCTCGCGGATGCTCCCCGAGGCGACGCGGGTGATCTTCACCACGGCCTTCAGCCAGTATGCCGTCGAGGGGTTCCGGGTCCAGGCGGTGGATTACCTGCTCAAGCCGATCAGCTACACGGACTTCCTCTCGGCGGCGAACAAGGCGCTCCAGTGGTTCGAACTCAAGCGCCGGGCCGTGGAGGCCGGGCGCACGACCGCCCCCCCGAAAGGGGATGAACGGAAGCCGGGCAAGGCGCCCCGGAGCATCTTCGTGAAGACGGAATACCGCCTGCAGCAGATCGATCTGGAGCGCATTCTCTACATCGAGGGGTTGAAGGACTACGTGAAGATCCACGTCGAGGGCGAAGCGCACCCGGTCGTGTCGCTGTTGAGCCTCAAGGCCCTGGAGGAGCAGTTGCCGACCGACCGTTTCATCCGGGTGCACCGCTCCTACATCGTGCAGCCGTCGAAGATCCACACGATCGAACGCAACCGGATTGTTTTCGGGTCGGAGCGCATTCCCGTTTCGGAGAACTGCCGGCAGCCCTTCTACGATTTTCTGGCACGCCACGCGCTGCTTCCGGCGGGCTTTTCGGACAAGGAGTAG